In one Brassica oleracea var. oleracea cultivar TO1000 chromosome C9, BOL, whole genome shotgun sequence genomic region, the following are encoded:
- the LOC106316788 gene encoding putative clathrin assembly protein At5g57200: MGTFTSLRKAYGALKDSTTVGLAKVNSEFKDLDIAIVKATNHVESPPKERHVRKIFSATSAIQPRADVAYCIHALSKRLSKTRTWVVAMKVLIVIHRTLREGDPTFREELLNYSHRRHILRISNFKDDTSPLAWDCSAWVRTYALFLEERLECYRVLKYDIEAERLPKGAGAASKTHRTRMLSGEDLLEQLPALQQLLYRLIGCQPEGAAYSNYLIQYAIALVLKESFKIYCAINDGIINLVDMFFEMTRHDAVKALNIYKRAGQQAENLAEFYDYCKGLELARNFQFPTLRQPPPSFLATMEEYIKEAPQSGSVQKKLEYEEKEEEPEPQEEEQPEEPAEDENQNTETDQPLIEEEEEEPIEEKEQEEVKPSPLIDTDDLLGLNEINPQAAEIEERNALALAIYPPGHETSGPSNSLSLIEAGGSGWELALVTPQNNNNNNNPRPTVATKLGGGFDNLLLDSLYEDDTARRQIQLTNAGYGFGATATHGEPHSSNPNPFGMQQDPFAMSSNMAPPTNVQMAMQQQQMMMMNNNQNPYNNNNYSPYHQHFSSYPSSSASANPFGDTFLALPAPPSSSTQQQHNNHMLL, from the exons ATGGGAACGTTCACGAGCCTACGAAAAGCCTATGGAGCGCTCAAGGATTCCACCACCGTAGGTCTCGCTAAGGTCAACAGCGAATTCAAG GATTTAGATATTGCGATCGTCAAGGCAACGAATCATGTTGAATCTCCTCCGAAAGAACGTCATGTTCGTA AAATATTCTCGGCGACATCTGCAATACAACCACGAGCAGATGTTGCTTACTGCATTCATGCATTGTCAAAGAGATTGTCCAAAACTCGCACCTGGGTC GTAGCAATGAAGGTGTTAATAGTAATTCACAGAACATTAAGAGAAGGTGATCCTACATTTAGAGAAGAGCTTCTTAATTACTCACACAGACGACATATTCTCAGAATCTCTAACTTCAAAGACGATACAAGTCCTCTTG CTTGGGATTGCTCTGCATGGGTTAGAACATACGCGCTCTTTCTTGAAGAGCGGCTTGAATGTTACCGTGTTTTGAAGTATGACATAGAGGCAGAGCGTTTGCCAAAAGGTGCAGGTGCAGCTTCCAAG ACACATAGGACAAGGATGTTGTCTGGTGAAGATCTGTTAGAACAGTTACCTGCGTTACAACAGCTTCTTTACCGGCTTATTGGATGTCAA CCTGAAGGAGCAGCTTATAGCAACTATCTAATCCAGTATGCTATTGCTTTGGTGCTTAAAGAAAGCTTCAAAATCTATTGTGCCATCAACGATGGAATCATTAACCTTGTTGACATG TTCTTTGAGATGACAAGACATGATGCAGTTAAAGCTCTGAACATATACAAACGGGCTGGTCAACAG GCTGAGAATTTGGCTGAGTTTTATGATTACTGCAAGGGGCTAGAGCTCGCTAGGAACTTTCAGTTCCCTACCTTAAGACAG CCTCCTCCATCGTTTCTTGCAACAATGGAAGAGTACATCAAAGAAGCGCCTCAGAGTGGTTCTGTACAGAAAAAACTT GAGTATGAGGAAAAAGAGGAGGAACCAGAACCACAAGAAGAAGAACAACCTGAAGAACCTGCAGAAGATGAAAACCAAAACACAGAAACTGATCAGCCGCTTATCGAAGAAGAGGAAGAAGAACCTATAGAGGAGAAAGAACAGGAAGAAGTTAAACCTTCACCGTTGATAGACACTGATGACTTACTG GGTCTAAATGAAATAAACCCACAAGCTGCAGAGATTGAAGAAAGAAACGCATTGGCTCTTGCCATTTATCCACCTG GACATGAAACTTCAGGCCCATCTAATAGTCTAAGCTTGATAGAAGCTGGCGGAAGTGGTTGGGAGCTTGCATTAGTCACACCACAAAACAACAACAATAACAACAATCCTCGTCCCACAGTAGCAACAAAACTC GGCGGAGGATTTGACAATCTTCTACTAGACAGTCTCTACGAAGACGATACAGCAAGAAGACAGATCCAATTAACCAATGCAGGCTACGGATTTGGAGCCACGGCTACACACGGAGAACCACACTCATCGAACCCGAACCCGTTTGGGATGCAACAAGATCCTTTCGCAATGTCTAGTAACATGGCTCCACCAACCAATGTTCAAATGGCAATGCAACAGCAGCAAATGATGATGATGAATAATAATCAAAATCCATATAACAACAACAACTATTCACCTTATCATCAGCACTTCTCATCATATCCTTCATCTTCCGCTTCTGCTAACCCTTTTGGTGATACTTTCCTTGCTCTCCCAGCTCCTCCTTCATCTTCTACTCAGCAGCAACACAACAATCATATGCTCCTTTAG
- the LOC106318577 gene encoding phosphatidylserine decarboxylase proenzyme 2 isoform X2 yields the protein MGNGSSREGKESRRSRLKQKLQRFRTHRLHLRTRFSRNAAGVVNQRAVTVEDFSGIALLTLIGADMKFKDKWLTCVSFGEQTFRTEISDTTEKPIWNSEKKLLLEKNGPSLARTNRLSRNKIVGYCELDIFDFVVQEPESACKSFDLLDPASSNVVGSVFLSCAIEDPVETEKRFAKRILSVVDYNEDGQLSFSEFSDLIRAFGNLVAANKKEELFRAADLNGDGVVSIDELAALLALQQEKEPIINNCPVCGEALPLTDKLNAMIHMTLCFDEGTGNQVMTGGFLTDRQASYGWMFKLSEWTHLSTYDVGLNTGSNASHIVVIDRKTKRLVEELIDSKIVLSMRAIYQSKIGLRLMDQGAKEILQRLSEKQGKKMNTVESSQKISSFLEFFKDQINMSEVKYPLQHFKTFNEFFIRELKPGARPIAYMNRDDVAVCAADCRLMAFQSVEDSTRFWIKGRKFSIRGLLGKNVNPNAFLDGSLVIFRLAPQDYHRFHVPVSGVIEKFVDVSGSLYTVNPIAVNSKYCNVFTENKRTVAIISTSEFGKVAFVAIGATMVGSINFVRKEGDHVKKGDELGYFSFGGSTVICVFEKNSIRIDEDLLANSGRSLETLVSVGMQLGVSTRTFAGST from the exons ATGGGAAACGGAAGCTCAAGGGAGGGGAAGGAGTCGCGAAGGTCAAGGCTAAAGCAGAAGCTACAGAGGTTTCGCACTCACCGTCTTCATTTACGTACTCGTTTCTCCCGTAACGCTGCCGGTGTCGTGAATCAGAGAGCTGTCACCGTCGAGGATTTCTCCGGCATTGCGCTTCTCACTCTCATTGGC GCGGATATGAAGTTTAAGGACAAGTGGCTCACTTGTGTTTCGTTCGGGGAACAAACATTCAGGACAGAGATCTCAGACAC TACGGAGAAGCCAATTTGGAACTCA GAGAAGAAGCTTCTCTTGGAGAAAAATGGACCAAGTCTCGCTAGG ACCAATAGGCTTTCGAGGAACAAAATCGTCGGTTATTGCGAGCTTGATATATTCGATTTTGTAGTGCAG GAACCTGAGTCGGCTTGTAAGTCATTTGACTTGTTAGATCCTGCTTCATCCAATGTTGTTGGCTCCGTTTTCCTTTCCTGCGCTATTGAG GATCCTGTTGAAACAGAGAAGCGGTTTGCAAAGCGTATCTTGTCTGTAGTGGACTACAATGAAGATGGACAACTCTCCTTCTCAGAGTTCTCTGATCTAATACGTGCTTTCGGAAACTTAGTGGCTGCTAACAAG AAAGAGGAACTGTTCAGAGCTGCTGACCTGAACGGTGATGGTGTTGTGAGTATTGATGAGTTGGCTGCGCTTCTTGCTCTTCAACAAGAGAA GGAGCCAATTATAAATAACTGTCCGGTGTGTGGTGAAGCTCTTCCACTCACTGACAAGCTCAACGCTATGATACATATGACTCTATGTTTTGACGAAGGAACGGGTAATCAAGTCATGACTGGTGGGTTTTTGACTGATAGACAAGCTTCTTATGG ATGGATGTTCAAACTAAGTGAATGGACACACTTATCTACTTATGACGTTGGTTTGAATACTGGTTCAAATGCTTCTCATATTGTG GTGATTGACCGTAAGACTAAGAGGCTTGTGGAAGAGTTGATAGACTCAAAGATTGTTCTGTCCATGAGAGCTATTTACCAGTCCAAAATTGGGCTTAGACTTATGGATCAAG GGGCAAAGGAGATACTGCAGAGACTTTCTGAGAAGCAAGGGAAGAAAATGAACACAGTTGAATCCTCTCAAAAAATTTCTAGCTTTCTTGAGTTCTTTAAG GATCAAATAAACATGTCTGAAGTCAAGTATCCTTTACAACACTTCAAG ACATTCAATGAATTTTTCATAAGGGAGTTGAAACCTGGTGCGAGACCAATTGCTTATATGAATCGTGATGATGTTGCTGTATGCGCTGCTGATTGTCGGTTAATGGCATTCCAGTCAGTGGAGGATAGCACCAGATTCTGGATCAAG GGCCGGAAGTTTTCGATTAGAGGCCTCCTTGGGAAGAATGTGAATCCAAATGCCTTTCTTGATGGATCTTTGGTGATATTCAGACTAGCACCACAG GATTATCATCGATTTCATGTCCCTGTCTCTGGAGTCATTGAAAAGTTTGTTGATGTGTCTGGGAGCTTATATACG GTTAATCCGATAGCAGTCAATAGCAAATACTGTAACGTATTCACGGAGAATAAACGGACCGTGGCAATTATATCAACATCAGAGTTTGGAAAG GTTGCTTTTGTTGCAATCGGTGCAACAATGGTTGGTAGCATCAATTTTGTCAGAAAGGAAGGGGACCATGTTAAGAAAGGAGACGAA CTTGGTTATTTTTCGTTTGGTGGAAGCACCGTTATATGTGTCTTTGAAAAG AACTCGATCCGGATCGATGAGGATCTCTTAGCTAACAGTGGTAGGTCCTTAGAGACATTAGTTAGTGTTGGTATGCAACTAGGTGTCTCCACAAGGACATTTGCTGGTTCTACCTGA
- the LOC106318577 gene encoding phosphatidylserine decarboxylase proenzyme 2 isoform X1, with amino-acid sequence MGNGSSREGKESRRSRLKQKLQRFRTHRLHLRTRFSRNAAGVVNQRAVTVEDFSGIALLTLIGADMKFKDKWLTCVSFGEQTFRTEISDTTEKPIWNSEKKLLLEKNGPSLARVSVFETNRLSRNKIVGYCELDIFDFVVQEPESACKSFDLLDPASSNVVGSVFLSCAIEDPVETEKRFAKRILSVVDYNEDGQLSFSEFSDLIRAFGNLVAANKKEELFRAADLNGDGVVSIDELAALLALQQEKEPIINNCPVCGEALPLTDKLNAMIHMTLCFDEGTGNQVMTGGFLTDRQASYGWMFKLSEWTHLSTYDVGLNTGSNASHIVVIDRKTKRLVEELIDSKIVLSMRAIYQSKIGLRLMDQGAKEILQRLSEKQGKKMNTVESSQKISSFLEFFKDQINMSEVKYPLQHFKTFNEFFIRELKPGARPIAYMNRDDVAVCAADCRLMAFQSVEDSTRFWIKGRKFSIRGLLGKNVNPNAFLDGSLVIFRLAPQDYHRFHVPVSGVIEKFVDVSGSLYTVNPIAVNSKYCNVFTENKRTVAIISTSEFGKVAFVAIGATMVGSINFVRKEGDHVKKGDELGYFSFGGSTVICVFEKNSIRIDEDLLANSGRSLETLVSVGMQLGVSTRTFAGST; translated from the exons ATGGGAAACGGAAGCTCAAGGGAGGGGAAGGAGTCGCGAAGGTCAAGGCTAAAGCAGAAGCTACAGAGGTTTCGCACTCACCGTCTTCATTTACGTACTCGTTTCTCCCGTAACGCTGCCGGTGTCGTGAATCAGAGAGCTGTCACCGTCGAGGATTTCTCCGGCATTGCGCTTCTCACTCTCATTGGC GCGGATATGAAGTTTAAGGACAAGTGGCTCACTTGTGTTTCGTTCGGGGAACAAACATTCAGGACAGAGATCTCAGACAC TACGGAGAAGCCAATTTGGAACTCA GAGAAGAAGCTTCTCTTGGAGAAAAATGGACCAAGTCTCGCTAGGGTCTCTGTTTTCGAG ACCAATAGGCTTTCGAGGAACAAAATCGTCGGTTATTGCGAGCTTGATATATTCGATTTTGTAGTGCAG GAACCTGAGTCGGCTTGTAAGTCATTTGACTTGTTAGATCCTGCTTCATCCAATGTTGTTGGCTCCGTTTTCCTTTCCTGCGCTATTGAG GATCCTGTTGAAACAGAGAAGCGGTTTGCAAAGCGTATCTTGTCTGTAGTGGACTACAATGAAGATGGACAACTCTCCTTCTCAGAGTTCTCTGATCTAATACGTGCTTTCGGAAACTTAGTGGCTGCTAACAAG AAAGAGGAACTGTTCAGAGCTGCTGACCTGAACGGTGATGGTGTTGTGAGTATTGATGAGTTGGCTGCGCTTCTTGCTCTTCAACAAGAGAA GGAGCCAATTATAAATAACTGTCCGGTGTGTGGTGAAGCTCTTCCACTCACTGACAAGCTCAACGCTATGATACATATGACTCTATGTTTTGACGAAGGAACGGGTAATCAAGTCATGACTGGTGGGTTTTTGACTGATAGACAAGCTTCTTATGG ATGGATGTTCAAACTAAGTGAATGGACACACTTATCTACTTATGACGTTGGTTTGAATACTGGTTCAAATGCTTCTCATATTGTG GTGATTGACCGTAAGACTAAGAGGCTTGTGGAAGAGTTGATAGACTCAAAGATTGTTCTGTCCATGAGAGCTATTTACCAGTCCAAAATTGGGCTTAGACTTATGGATCAAG GGGCAAAGGAGATACTGCAGAGACTTTCTGAGAAGCAAGGGAAGAAAATGAACACAGTTGAATCCTCTCAAAAAATTTCTAGCTTTCTTGAGTTCTTTAAG GATCAAATAAACATGTCTGAAGTCAAGTATCCTTTACAACACTTCAAG ACATTCAATGAATTTTTCATAAGGGAGTTGAAACCTGGTGCGAGACCAATTGCTTATATGAATCGTGATGATGTTGCTGTATGCGCTGCTGATTGTCGGTTAATGGCATTCCAGTCAGTGGAGGATAGCACCAGATTCTGGATCAAG GGCCGGAAGTTTTCGATTAGAGGCCTCCTTGGGAAGAATGTGAATCCAAATGCCTTTCTTGATGGATCTTTGGTGATATTCAGACTAGCACCACAG GATTATCATCGATTTCATGTCCCTGTCTCTGGAGTCATTGAAAAGTTTGTTGATGTGTCTGGGAGCTTATATACG GTTAATCCGATAGCAGTCAATAGCAAATACTGTAACGTATTCACGGAGAATAAACGGACCGTGGCAATTATATCAACATCAGAGTTTGGAAAG GTTGCTTTTGTTGCAATCGGTGCAACAATGGTTGGTAGCATCAATTTTGTCAGAAAGGAAGGGGACCATGTTAAGAAAGGAGACGAA CTTGGTTATTTTTCGTTTGGTGGAAGCACCGTTATATGTGTCTTTGAAAAG AACTCGATCCGGATCGATGAGGATCTCTTAGCTAACAGTGGTAGGTCCTTAGAGACATTAGTTAGTGTTGGTATGCAACTAGGTGTCTCCACAAGGACATTTGCTGGTTCTACCTGA